In Sulfitobacter sp. M39, the following proteins share a genomic window:
- the hisN gene encoding histidinol-phosphatase yields the protein MHSDPDILRVGHLLADAARAAILPHFRQADLIADNKFQSGYDPVTEADRAAERAMRDILARERPNDAILGEEYGAAEGTSGLTWVLDPIDGTRGFVSGTPTWGVLIAVSNADGPFFGIIDQPYIRERFVGHSGQAEVAGPSGVHPLRTRAARALSQATVFTTFPEVGTTFEGAAFAEVARHARLARFGMDCYAYALVASGQVDLVIEAGLQPYDIQAPIALVQAAGGIVTDWDGGPAHHGGRAIAAANADIHAEALEFLRNSPI from the coding sequence ATGCACTCCGATCCCGATATATTGCGTGTGGGCCATTTGCTGGCGGACGCCGCGCGTGCCGCGATACTTCCCCATTTTCGTCAAGCAGATCTGATAGCGGACAACAAATTCCAGTCGGGGTATGATCCCGTGACGGAAGCGGATCGGGCGGCCGAACGGGCCATGCGCGATATCTTGGCGCGCGAACGCCCCAACGACGCCATCCTAGGCGAAGAATATGGTGCTGCGGAAGGTACCTCTGGGCTCACCTGGGTTTTGGACCCGATTGACGGCACGCGGGGTTTTGTATCCGGCACGCCGACCTGGGGCGTGTTGATCGCGGTCAGCAATGCGGATGGGCCGTTTTTCGGGATCATCGACCAGCCCTATATTCGCGAGCGTTTTGTAGGGCATAGCGGCCAAGCCGAGGTTGCGGGTCCGTCTGGCGTTCATCCGCTACGGACGCGTGCTGCGCGTGCACTGTCACAGGCGACCGTTTTCACAACTTTTCCAGAAGTCGGAACGACATTCGAAGGGGCCGCCTTTGCCGAGGTGGCGCGACATGCGCGTTTGGCGCGCTTTGGGATGGACTGCTATGCTTACGCTTTGGTGGCCTCGGGGCAGGTCGATCTGGTCATCGAAGCGGGCCTGCAACCCTATGATATTCAAGCACCAATCGCCCTTGTCCAAGCCGCAGGTGGCATCGTTACAGACTGGGATGGCGGCCCCGCCCATCATGGTGGACGTGCCATTGCGGCGGCCAATGCTGATATTCACGCCGAAGCTTTAGAGTTTCTTAGGAATAGTCCGATATGA
- the rpmG gene encoding 50S ribosomal protein L33: protein MAKPTTIKIRLNSSAGTGHFYVTKKNARTMTEKMVIKKYDPVIRKHVEYKEGKIK from the coding sequence ATGGCGAAGCCAACCACGATCAAGATCCGTCTGAACTCGTCCGCGGGCACAGGCCATTTCTACGTAACCAAGAAAAACGCACGTACCATGACCGAGAAAATGGTCATCAAAAAGTACGACCCCGTTATTCGTAAGCACGTTGAATACAAAGAAGGCAAGATCAAGTAA
- a CDS encoding N-acetylmuramoyl-L-alanine amidase: MADAPDRYLSPNHGPRRNGLRPSLIVLHYTAMDSAEAACARLCDPAAEVSAHYLITGKGETVPLVPEDQRAWHAGAGEWQGQDDINSRSIGIELDNRGNHPFSEPQMVTLETLLRGIMERWSIPPEGIIGHSDMAPGRKIDPGPRFDWPRLARQNLAGKGSPYAENDRRSDPTPAAFIAAAHAAGYTATDDIDLLLHSTRLRYAPWRKGPLCAADMTLGHDL, from the coding sequence ATGGCAGACGCGCCTGACCGCTACCTTTCCCCGAACCATGGGCCGCGCCGCAACGGGCTGCGGCCCTCTTTGATCGTGCTGCACTATACCGCGATGGACAGTGCAGAAGCGGCCTGCGCGCGTCTTTGCGACCCCGCGGCCGAAGTCTCCGCCCACTATCTGATCACGGGCAAGGGCGAGACTGTACCACTCGTCCCGGAAGACCAGCGTGCCTGGCACGCCGGTGCAGGCGAATGGCAGGGTCAGGATGATATCAATTCACGCTCAATCGGGATAGAGTTGGATAACCGCGGCAATCACCCCTTCTCCGAACCGCAGATGGTCACGCTCGAAACCCTGCTGCGCGGGATTATGGAGCGGTGGTCGATCCCGCCCGAAGGGATCATCGGCCATTCGGATATGGCCCCCGGACGCAAGATCGACCCCGGACCGCGATTCGACTGGCCACGTCTGGCGCGTCAGAACCTTGCCGGCAAAGGCAGTCCGTACGCGGAAAACGACCGCAGATCCGACCCAACGCCGGCTGCCTTTATCGCGGCGGCACATGCGGCAGGCTACACCGCCACCGATGATATTGACCTCCTGCTGCACAGCACGCGTCTGCGGTATGCCCCTTGGCGCAAGGGGCCGCTCTGCGCCGCGGATATGACCCTCGGGCATGATCTCTAG
- a CDS encoding nucleoside deaminase, translating to MSFTSYMSVALEEARAAAARGEVPVGAVIVAPDGRVVAQAGNRTRELNDPTAHAEMLAIRAACAAAGSERLGGHALYVTLEPCAMCAAAISAARVARLYYGASDPKSGGVAQGARVFSHAQCHHAPDVYDAIAAPESEQLLKAFFAEKRKG from the coding sequence ATGAGCTTTACGTCCTACATGTCCGTGGCGCTGGAAGAGGCCCGCGCCGCCGCCGCCCGTGGTGAAGTGCCCGTGGGCGCGGTCATCGTGGCACCCGACGGAAGGGTCGTCGCGCAGGCGGGCAACCGGACGCGCGAGCTGAACGATCCCACCGCCCATGCCGAGATGCTGGCGATCCGCGCTGCCTGTGCGGCGGCGGGGTCCGAAAGGCTGGGCGGGCATGCGCTTTATGTGACGCTGGAACCCTGCGCCATGTGTGCCGCCGCGATCTCTGCCGCGCGGGTGGCACGCTTGTACTATGGCGCGTCAGACCCCAAGTCTGGCGGTGTGGCGCAGGGGGCGCGGGTGTTTTCCCACGCGCAATGTCACCACGCCCCCGACGTCTATGACGCCATCGCAGCGCCTGAAAGCGAACAGCTGCTAAAGGCGTTTTTTGCAGAGAAACGAAAAGGATAG
- a CDS encoding metal-dependent hydrolase, producing MDIIWLGHGSFRIEIEDQILLVDPWLTGNPMLDDAQHEAALAGVTQILMTHGHFDHTQDLKMVAEKTGAPVAGMVELMGYFGAQGVEKTTGFNKGGTIRCGKVDVTMVPASHSSSVDGDAGPIYMGAEIGFMIKGEGHTIYVSGDTDIMADMDWMGDYHKPDIGILSAGGHFTMDMAGAAYAARRYFDFKTVIPCHYRTFDALEQSAQVLIDGLPGVDVIEPEVLKPISL from the coding sequence ATGGATATCATCTGGCTAGGCCACGGCAGCTTTCGCATCGAGATCGAGGATCAGATTCTGCTGGTCGACCCCTGGCTCACCGGCAATCCGATGCTGGACGACGCGCAGCACGAGGCCGCATTGGCAGGCGTCACGCAAATCCTGATGACCCACGGGCATTTCGACCACACCCAGGACCTCAAGATGGTGGCCGAGAAAACCGGCGCGCCGGTTGCAGGCATGGTCGAACTGATGGGGTATTTCGGCGCGCAAGGCGTGGAAAAAACCACGGGCTTCAACAAGGGCGGCACGATCCGCTGCGGCAAGGTTGACGTGACGATGGTGCCGGCGTCGCATTCCTCTTCAGTCGATGGGGACGCGGGTCCGATCTATATGGGGGCTGAAATCGGCTTTATGATCAAGGGTGAAGGTCACACGATCTATGTCTCGGGCGATACGGATATTATGGCGGATATGGATTGGATGGGCGACTATCACAAACCCGATATCGGCATCCTCAGCGCGGGCGGCCACTTCACCATGGATATGGCCGGGGCGGCCTATGCGGCGAGACGGTATTTTGACTTCAAGACCGTGATCCCCTGCCACTACCGCACCTTCGACGCGCTTGAACAATCGGCGCAGGTACTGATCGACGGCTTGCCCGGCGTGGATGTGATCGAGCCTGAGGTGCTTAAGCCGATCAGCCTGTAA
- a CDS encoding helix-turn-helix domain-containing protein, with amino-acid sequence MPHKVDVHVGQRIRQRRWLTGMTQQRLAELVGIKFQQIQKYETGANRVSASRLWDIAFALNVDVAHFFEGLEAEKPQPEKALDNIPADLSGDKEAMDLIRSYYAIPENQRRRLFELARVLSDVA; translated from the coding sequence ATGCCTCATAAAGTAGATGTTCATGTTGGTCAGCGAATACGGCAGCGCCGTTGGCTGACGGGCATGACACAGCAGCGCTTAGCAGAACTTGTTGGCATAAAATTCCAGCAAATCCAAAAGTACGAAACCGGTGCAAACCGTGTCAGCGCGTCCAGACTTTGGGACATCGCCTTTGCCTTGAACGTTGACGTCGCCCATTTCTTTGAGGGTCTGGAAGCCGAAAAGCCGCAGCCCGAAAAGGCCTTGGACAATATCCCCGCCGATCTGAGCGGCGATAAAGAGGCGATGGATTTGATCCGCTCTTACTATGCGATTCCCGAAAACCAGCGTCGCCGCCTGTTCGAATTGGCGCGTGTCCTCAGTGATGTTGCTTAA
- a CDS encoding DUF5671 domain-containing protein has protein sequence MAQRDELSIFVREALAAGKSRAEITSALTHAGWRSAEVQDALNGWDEMPFSPPIPRPVATVSARDFFTYALTFCVLILGALNLVVVLQALVDVVFATGDGGSDRSIRWGVAVLIVTGPMYLWLTLRERRKLARDPALYRSAIRKWMIYIGLLLAALTMLGDSIATIYALLTGDLTLQFVLKALVVLVVAGGIFGYYLRDLREEAPA, from the coding sequence ATGGCCCAACGGGACGAGCTGAGCATTTTCGTGCGCGAGGCCTTGGCCGCAGGCAAGTCACGGGCCGAGATCACATCCGCGCTGACCCACGCGGGCTGGCGCAGCGCAGAGGTGCAGGATGCGCTGAACGGCTGGGACGAGATGCCGTTCTCTCCGCCGATCCCGCGGCCTGTGGCGACGGTGTCTGCGCGGGACTTCTTTACCTATGCGCTGACGTTCTGCGTCTTGATCCTTGGCGCGTTAAATCTGGTTGTCGTATTACAGGCGCTGGTCGATGTGGTCTTTGCCACGGGCGACGGCGGCAGCGACCGGTCGATCCGCTGGGGTGTTGCGGTGCTGATCGTGACCGGACCGATGTATCTGTGGCTGACCCTGCGCGAGCGGCGGAAACTGGCGCGCGACCCTGCGCTGTACCGTTCTGCGATCCGAAAATGGATGATTTATATCGGCCTGCTTTTGGCCGCGCTGACGATGTTAGGGGATTCGATTGCCACCATCTATGCGCTGCTGACCGGTGATCTGACGCTGCAATTCGTGCTCAAGGCGCTGGTGGTGCTGGTCGTCGCCGGGGGCATCTTTGGCTATTATCTGCGGGACCTGCGCGAAGAGGCCCCGGCGTGA
- the gatA gene encoding Asp-tRNA(Asn)/Glu-tRNA(Gln) amidotransferase subunit GatA — protein MADLNKLGLADARDALRKGDVTSAELTAACLSAIEGAGALNAFVHHTGDLAMDQAKAADARIKSGDAPAMCGLPIGIKDLFCTKGVPSQAASRILEGFLPEYESTVSQNLLDSGAVMLGKLNMDEFAMGSSNETSVYGNAVNPWRRSGDETALTPGGSSGGSAAAVAADLCLAATGTDTGGSIRQPAAFTGTVGIKPTYGRCSRWGVVAFASSLDQAGPMTKTVRDAAIMLGAMAGYDPKDSTSAELAVPDFEAALTGDIRGKKIGIPREYRIDGIPAEIDKLWQDGIAMLRDAGAEIVDISLPHTKYALPAYYVIAPAEASSNLARYDGVRYGHRAKLDHGDGITEMYEKTRAEGFGAEVQRRVMVGTYVLSAGFYDAYYNRARKVRTLIKKDFEDAFAAGIDSILTPTTPSAAFGLGEMTDTDPVAMYLNDVFTVTVNLAGLPGIALPTGTSETGLPLGLQLIGRPWEEADLLSTAYALEQAAGFVAKPQKWW, from the coding sequence ATGGCTGATCTGAATAAACTGGGCCTTGCCGATGCACGTGACGCGCTGCGCAAGGGGGATGTGACCTCGGCCGAGCTGACGGCGGCATGTCTGAGCGCAATTGAGGGCGCGGGCGCGCTGAATGCTTTTGTCCACCACACCGGTGATCTGGCGATGGATCAGGCCAAGGCGGCGGATGCGCGGATCAAATCCGGCGATGCGCCTGCCATGTGTGGACTGCCCATCGGCATCAAGGATCTGTTCTGCACCAAAGGGGTGCCGTCGCAAGCTGCGTCGCGCATCCTTGAAGGCTTCTTGCCCGAGTATGAAAGCACCGTATCGCAGAACCTGCTGGATAGCGGGGCCGTCATGCTGGGCAAGCTCAACATGGATGAATTCGCGATGGGATCGTCCAATGAAACCTCCGTGTATGGCAATGCCGTCAACCCGTGGCGGCGTTCGGGCGATGAGACAGCGCTGACACCCGGCGGATCTTCGGGCGGATCGGCGGCGGCTGTGGCGGCGGATCTTTGTCTTGCGGCCACCGGCACCGATACCGGCGGCTCGATCCGCCAACCTGCGGCCTTTACCGGCACCGTGGGGATCAAGCCGACCTACGGCCGCTGCTCTCGCTGGGGCGTCGTGGCCTTTGCCTCGTCGCTGGATCAGGCGGGCCCGATGACCAAGACCGTGCGCGATGCGGCGATCATGCTGGGGGCCATGGCGGGATATGACCCCAAGGACAGCACCTCTGCCGAGCTGGCGGTCCCTGATTTCGAAGCCGCCTTGACCGGCGACATCCGTGGTAAAAAGATAGGCATCCCGCGGGAATACCGTATCGACGGTATCCCTGCCGAGATCGACAAACTGTGGCAGGACGGTATCGCCATGCTGCGCGATGCCGGGGCCGAGATCGTTGATATCTCTCTTCCGCATACGAAATACGCCTTGCCTGCCTATTACGTGATCGCACCGGCGGAAGCATCGTCAAACCTCGCCCGCTATGACGGGGTGCGCTATGGTCACCGCGCCAAGCTCGACCACGGCGACGGCATCACCGAGATGTACGAAAAAACCCGCGCCGAAGGCTTCGGGGCCGAGGTGCAGCGCCGTGTCATGGTCGGCACATATGTGCTAAGCGCGGGCTTCTACGACGCCTACTACAACCGTGCGCGCAAGGTCCGCACGTTGATAAAGAAAGACTTCGAAGACGCTTTTGCGGCCGGTATCGACAGCATCCTGACCCCGACCACGCCCTCGGCGGCTTTTGGTCTGGGCGAGATGACGGATACGGATCCGGTGGCGATGTATCTGAACGACGTCTTCACGGTCACCGTGAACCTCGCGGGGCTGCCCGGTATCGCCTTGCCCACCGGCACCAGCGAGACCGGCCTGCCACTTGGCTTGCAGCTGATCGGCCGCCCATGGGAAGAGGCTGATCTGCTGTCTACCGCCTATGCGCTGGAGCAGGCGGCGGGCTTTGTAGCCAAGCCGCAGAAATGGTGGTAA
- a CDS encoding pseudouridine synthase, translating into MSADTPSQPPKSGTPPGDRIAKVLSRAGIASRREAERMIEAGRVRVNGAQIDSPALNVTPSDAITVDGKPVGEPEPPRVWLFHKPTGLVTTNRDEKGRGTIFDDLPEDMPRVMSIGRLDLNSEGLLLLTNDGEVKRRLELPSNGWLRRYRVRVNGRPTDDMLEPLRKGITVDGEDFQPMTVTLDRQQGANAWLTVGLREGKNREIRRAMEAVNLSVNRLIRTSYGPFQLGELKTGEVEELKRKVVRDQLGLEIADTTGTAVKKKPARIIKRKARKPGEPGPGRPGLPKEPGDKTATGKTIPGKPKPGYGKSKPARPASDPAPRKFGTRVKSTRKP; encoded by the coding sequence ATGAGCGCAGATACACCCTCCCAGCCCCCGAAATCCGGCACCCCTCCCGGTGACCGCATTGCCAAAGTCCTGTCCCGTGCCGGCATCGCCAGCCGCCGCGAGGCCGAACGCATGATCGAGGCCGGTCGCGTGCGCGTCAACGGTGCACAGATCGATTCGCCTGCGTTGAACGTGACGCCCTCGGACGCGATCACCGTCGACGGCAAACCGGTAGGAGAGCCCGAACCACCCCGCGTCTGGCTGTTCCACAAGCCCACGGGGCTGGTCACCACCAACCGCGACGAAAAGGGCCGCGGCACGATCTTTGACGATCTGCCCGAAGACATGCCCCGCGTCATGAGCATCGGTCGTCTTGACCTCAACTCCGAAGGGTTGCTGCTGCTGACCAATGATGGCGAGGTCAAGCGCCGCCTCGAACTGCCCTCGAACGGGTGGCTGCGCCGCTACCGCGTGCGCGTCAATGGCCGCCCCACGGACGATATGCTCGAACCGCTGCGCAAGGGCATCACCGTCGATGGTGAGGATTTTCAGCCGATGACGGTCACGTTGGACCGGCAACAGGGGGCGAACGCCTGGCTCACTGTCGGTCTGCGTGAAGGCAAGAACCGCGAAATCCGCCGCGCGATGGAGGCGGTGAACCTGTCGGTCAACCGGCTGATCCGCACCAGCTATGGCCCGTTCCAGCTTGGCGAGCTGAAAACCGGCGAGGTCGAGGAACTGAAGCGCAAAGTGGTCCGCGACCAGCTGGGCCTCGAGATTGCCGATACCACCGGCACCGCGGTCAAGAAAAAGCCCGCGCGCATCATCAAGCGCAAGGCCCGCAAACCCGGAGAGCCGGGCCCCGGTCGCCCCGGCCTGCCCAAAGAACCCGGCGACAAGACCGCGACAGGCAAGACCATCCCCGGCAAGCCCAAGCCCGGTTATGGCAAGTCCAAGCCCGCACGACCCGCGTCCGACCCCGCGCCGCGCAAGTTCGGCACCCGCGTAAAATCCACTCGTAAACCCTGA
- the gatC gene encoding Asp-tRNA(Asn)/Glu-tRNA(Gln) amidotransferase subunit GatC: protein MSIDESTAARVAKLARIKVEPDALPALAQEFNNILGFIEQLNEVDVDGIEPMTSVTPQVLKKREDVVRDGDQQAKVLANAPDAREGFFAVPKVVE, encoded by the coding sequence ATGTCCATTGACGAGTCCACAGCCGCACGGGTGGCGAAACTGGCCCGCATCAAGGTCGAACCCGACGCCTTGCCCGCGCTGGCGCAAGAGTTCAACAATATCCTCGGCTTTATCGAGCAGTTGAACGAAGTCGATGTCGACGGGATAGAGCCGATGACATCGGTCACGCCACAGGTGTTGAAAAAGCGCGAGGACGTGGTGCGCGATGGCGACCAGCAGGCCAAGGTGCTGGCCAATGCGCCCGACGCGCGCGAAGGATTTTTTGCGGTTCCGAAGGTGGTTGAATAA
- a CDS encoding 5-bromo-4-chloroindolyl phosphate hydrolysis family protein translates to MAQRFGGKYSNHDTNGSTPPPQGTRAKRIEVDPASGRAKILFIPAIPLVFMSLNDGAQGLALGLLAAATLTGAAWMLREGLKAEAAYTARKVAERPALPRKIIASFLTGAGVALAAYKNDPGLAAPVLYALAAMGLHVSAFGIDPLTSKGMEGVDSFQKDRVARVVDEAEKHLAAMNTAIARAGDRKARDRLAQFQDTARTLIRTVQDDPRDLTGARKYLSVYLLGARDATIKFADIYASTGDAQARADYLALLDDLDKNFAARTQKSLLEDKTDLNIEIDVLRERLSREGVRLD, encoded by the coding sequence ATGGCGCAGCGCTTTGGCGGTAAATACAGCAATCATGACACGAACGGCAGCACGCCGCCCCCGCAGGGCACCCGTGCCAAACGGATAGAGGTCGACCCCGCAAGCGGGCGGGCGAAAATCTTGTTCATCCCCGCCATTCCGCTTGTGTTCATGTCGTTGAACGACGGGGCGCAGGGGCTTGCATTGGGGCTGCTGGCGGCGGCGACGCTGACCGGTGCCGCATGGATGCTGCGCGAGGGGCTGAAAGCCGAAGCCGCCTATACCGCGCGCAAGGTTGCCGAACGCCCCGCCCTGCCGCGCAAGATCATCGCCAGCTTTCTGACCGGTGCCGGCGTGGCGCTGGCCGCCTATAAGAATGACCCCGGACTGGCGGCCCCTGTGCTTTATGCGCTGGCCGCGATGGGGTTGCATGTGTCGGCCTTTGGCATCGATCCGCTGACATCCAAAGGGATGGAGGGCGTGGACAGCTTCCAGAAAGACCGCGTCGCCCGTGTCGTGGACGAGGCAGAAAAGCATCTTGCCGCGATGAACACCGCCATTGCACGCGCGGGCGACCGCAAGGCGCGCGACCGGCTGGCGCAGTTTCAAGACACCGCGCGCACCCTGATCCGCACCGTGCAGGATGATCCACGTGATCTGACCGGTGCGCGCAAATACCTGTCGGTCTATCTGCTGGGCGCACGTGACGCGACGATCAAGTTCGCGGATATCTACGCCAGCACCGGCGATGCGCAGGCACGCGCCGATTATCTGGCTTTGCTGGATGATCTGGACAAAAACTTTGCCGCGCGCACCCAAAAATCGCTATTGGAAGACAAGACCGACCTGAACATCGAAATCGACGTGCTGCGCGAGCGGCTTTCCCGAGAAGGCGTGCGTCTCGACTGA
- a CDS encoding VIT1/CCC1 transporter family protein has protein sequence MPKEGHYINRSNWLRAAVLGANDGIVSISSLLVGVTSAGMATGNVALTGFAGLTAGALSMAAGEYVSVSAQADVEAADLERERIALEEDPDYELEELAEGLENRGVDAALAVKVATQMTDHDALGAHAREELGMFGLAGQANPLQAAGASALAFALGGAFPLIAALVAPAGYALIAIAVTAVLALALLGGGGARLGGAPMRSAIIRAVVWGALAMAVTAALGQAFDIAV, from the coding sequence ATGCCCAAAGAAGGCCATTACATCAATCGAAGCAACTGGTTGCGCGCCGCTGTACTGGGGGCGAATGACGGGATTGTTTCCATCTCTAGCCTTCTGGTCGGCGTTACCTCGGCGGGGATGGCGACCGGAAATGTCGCCCTAACCGGTTTCGCCGGATTGACCGCTGGCGCACTGTCCATGGCCGCGGGGGAGTATGTCTCTGTCTCGGCGCAGGCCGATGTGGAAGCCGCCGATCTGGAGCGTGAGCGTATCGCGCTGGAGGAAGACCCAGACTACGAGCTGGAAGAGCTTGCCGAAGGGTTGGAGAACCGCGGCGTCGATGCCGCGCTCGCCGTTAAGGTTGCCACGCAGATGACCGACCACGACGCTCTTGGTGCGCATGCGCGCGAAGAGCTCGGTATGTTTGGCCTGGCAGGGCAGGCAAATCCGCTGCAGGCCGCCGGGGCTTCCGCGCTCGCCTTCGCTCTGGGTGGGGCCTTTCCGTTGATCGCAGCACTTGTCGCCCCTGCCGGATACGCTTTGATCGCGATTGCCGTGACCGCTGTGCTCGCTCTGGCGCTGCTCGGCGGCGGCGGTGCACGGCTTGGCGGTGCGCCCATGCGTTCGGCGATTATTCGTGCGGTGGTCTGGGGCGCGCTTGCGATGGCTGTGACCGCTGCCTTGGGGCAAGCCTTCGACATTGCGGTTTAG
- a CDS encoding Bax inhibitor-1/YccA family protein, translating to MADVNTIRSAAGSRAAAIDEGLRTHMNKVYGTMSIGMLITFAAAWAISGLAVTTDPSGAVAQIGADKYLTSFGSALYMSPLKWVVMFAPLAFVFGLGAAMNKISAATAQTLFYVFAAVMGVSISSIFLVFTGYSIIQIFLVTSIAFAGLSLWGYTTKKDISGWGSFLIMGVIGLVVASIVNIFLASPALVFAISAIGVLIFAGLTAYDTQNIKNTYLAHAHHGDQEWLQKSGIMGALSLYLNFINMFMMLLQLFGNRE from the coding sequence ATGGCCGACGTGAACACAATCCGGTCTGCAGCCGGATCCCGCGCCGCCGCTATCGATGAAGGGCTGCGCACCCACATGAATAAGGTGTATGGCACCATGTCGATTGGCATGTTGATCACCTTTGCAGCGGCTTGGGCCATTTCCGGTCTGGCCGTGACGACCGATCCTTCCGGCGCGGTTGCGCAGATTGGCGCGGATAAATACCTCACCTCCTTCGGCTCCGCGCTGTATATGTCGCCGCTGAAATGGGTTGTGATGTTTGCACCCTTGGCCTTTGTTTTCGGCTTGGGTGCCGCGATGAATAAAATCTCGGCCGCGACTGCGCAGACATTGTTCTATGTTTTCGCTGCCGTCATGGGCGTTTCGATCAGCTCGATCTTCCTAGTGTTCACTGGCTACTCTATCATCCAGATATTCTTGGTCACATCGATCGCTTTCGCGGGTCTCTCGCTTTGGGGCTACACCACGAAAAAGGACATCTCCGGCTGGGGTAGCTTCCTGATCATGGGCGTCATTGGCCTGGTCGTTGCGTCGATCGTGAACATCTTCCTCGCCTCCCCTGCCCTTGTGTTCGCGATCTCGGCTATCGGCGTTCTGATTTTCGCTGGCCTTACCGCCTATGACACGCAGAACATCAAGAACACTTACTTGGCGCATGCACATCACGGTGACCAAGAATGGCTGCAGAAGTCCGGTATCATGGGCGCATTGAGCCTGTACCTGAACTTCATCAACATGTTCATGATGTTGCTGCAATTGTTCGGCAACCGCGAATAA
- a CDS encoding toxic anion resistance protein has product MSDTVRDKATQSVALVEEVNAQILPDPAPADAVVSLEKADAPQSAEIKSRMAEIDMGDTQSIIGFGSGAQAELQEISQAMLQDVRNKDVGPAGDSLRTIVTTIRGFSVSELDVRRDRSWWERLLGRAAPFAKFTAKFEKVQGQIDRVTDELLTHEHTLLKDIKSLDMLYEKTLQFYDELALYIAAGEAKLAELDATTIPAKQAEVDAAPEADQVMVAQELRDIRAARDDLERRVHDLKLTRQVTMQSLPSIRLVQENDKSLVTKINSTLVNTVPLWETQLAQAVTIQRSAEAAAAVRDANDLTNELLTSNAQNLRESNKVIRTEMERGVFDIEAVKQANADLIGTIQESLQIADEGKARRASAEKDLQEMEANLRDTLASAKAAKPASPAA; this is encoded by the coding sequence ATGTCTGATACCGTTCGTGACAAAGCGACCCAATCCGTAGCGCTGGTGGAAGAGGTCAACGCGCAGATCCTGCCCGACCCCGCCCCTGCGGATGCCGTCGTCTCGCTTGAGAAAGCCGATGCGCCACAATCGGCAGAGATCAAAAGCCGCATGGCAGAGATCGACATGGGCGACACGCAGTCGATCATCGGTTTCGGGTCCGGCGCACAGGCCGAGCTGCAGGAGATCAGTCAGGCGATGTTGCAGGACGTGCGCAACAAGGATGTCGGCCCCGCCGGTGACAGCCTGCGCACGATCGTGACAACCATCCGCGGTTTTTCCGTGTCCGAGCTGGACGTGCGCCGTGATCGCAGCTGGTGGGAGCGCCTTTTGGGCCGCGCGGCCCCCTTTGCCAAATTCACCGCCAAGTTCGAAAAGGTACAGGGTCAGATCGACCGCGTCACGGACGAGCTGCTGACCCACGAACATACCCTGCTCAAGGATATCAAATCCCTTGATATGCTGTACGAAAAGACGCTGCAGTTCTATGATGAGCTTGCGCTTTATATCGCCGCAGGCGAGGCCAAACTGGCAGAGCTTGACGCGACCACCATCCCCGCCAAACAGGCAGAGGTCGACGCCGCACCAGAGGCGGATCAGGTCATGGTCGCACAGGAACTGCGCGACATCCGCGCCGCGCGGGACGATCTGGAACGCCGTGTGCATGACCTGAAACTGACCCGTCAGGTGACGATGCAATCGCTCCCCTCGATCCGCTTGGTGCAGGAAAACGACAAGTCGCTGGTGACCAAGATCAATTCGACCCTCGTGAACACCGTGCCGCTGTGGGAAACCCAGCTGGCACAGGCGGTCACCATCCAGCGCAGCGCCGAAGCTGCCGCCGCTGTGCGTGACGCCAATGACCTGACGAACGAGCTGTTGACCTCTAACGCGCAGAACCTGCGCGAAAGTAACAAGGTCATCCGGACCGAGATGGAACGCGGTGTCTTCGACATCGAAGCCGTCAAACAAGCCAATGCCGACCTGATTGGGACCATTCAGGAATCGCTACAGATCGCCGACGAAGGCAAGGCGCGCCGTGCCTCTGCCGAGAAAGACCTGCAAGAGATGGAGGCCAATCTGCGCGACACGCTGGCCTCTGCCAAAGCGGCCAAGCCCGCGTCCCCTGCGGCATAA